The Brachyhypopomus gauderio isolate BG-103 chromosome 1, BGAUD_0.2, whole genome shotgun sequence genome includes a window with the following:
- the tppp3 gene encoding tubulin polymerization-promoting protein family member 3, which yields MAESTDVDQLLSTFKRFAVHGDTKATGKEMNGKNWAKLCKDCKVVDGKNVTSTDVDIVFTKVKPKSSRIITFEEFEKALEDLAPKRFKGQSKEEALESMHRLIEGKEPANIGVTKVAKGGALDRLTDTSKYTGSHKERFDESGRGRGKSGREELVENTGYVSAYKNAGTYDEKTKAK from the exons ATGGCGGAAAGCACAGATGTGGATCAGCTGCTCAGCACGTTTAAGAGGTTCGCTGTCCACGGCGACACCAAAGCCACTGGGAAGGAGATGAACGGGAAAAACTGGGCCAAACTCTGCAAAGACTGCAAAGTCGTCGACGGTAAAAACGTCACAAGCACGGACGTGGACATCGTGTTCACTAAAGTCAA ACCAAAGTCATCCCGGATCATTACGTTTGAGGAGTTTGAGAAGGCCCTGGAAGATCTGGCTCCAAAAAGGTTCAAAGGTCAAAGCAAGGAAGAAGCTTTGGAGTCCATGCACAGGCTGATCGAGGGCAAGGAGCCCGCCAATATTGGGGTCACG AAAGTGGCTAAAGGCGGCGCGCTGGACAGGCTAACGGACACTTCCAAGTACACGGGCTCTCACAAGGAGCGCTTCGACGAGAGCGGCCGAGGTAGGGGCAAGAGCGGGCGGGAGGAGCTGGTGGAGAACACGGGCTACGTGTCCGCCTACAAGAACGCGGGCACCTACGACGAGAAGACCAAAGCCAAGTGA